TGCCGGGCGCTATCGGCATGAAGCCTACAAAACCGAGTGTGGCTATGTGCTGCGGTATCTTCTTCATTCTCAGGCTTCCTGAATTATTTTATAGGAATGTTCGATCTTTGCTCCAGCGCCAAGCGTTGCGCCTACAGAGCAGTACTTATCAAGCGAGAGCTGGATAGCCCGTTTCAGCGCCTCCTCAGATATATCCTTTCCTTTTACAACATACTCAATATGAAACGAGGTGTATCTGTGCGGGTCAGTTTCTGCCTGTTCGGCAAAGACGTTTATCTCAAACCCTGTCACTATCTGCTGTTTCTTCCTCATTATTGATATAACATCCATACCTGTGCATCCGCCCAGTCCCATCAACAGCAGTTCCATCGGCCTTGAGCCGATATTCCTGCCGCCTGAAGAGGCAGGCGCATCCATCACGACCTCATGGCCTGAATCAGCACTCCCTGTAAACTGCATCCCGTCAACCAGCTTAACTATAGCTTTCGGCATTAATGGCCCTCCTGAAATTATTTGTATTTTCTAAAGTAAGGGAATGGCGATTTTTTGTCAATTGGATGATGATTATTTATCAAGCCAAAATAGAAATGTCCTGTGGGGATGTCTTTTTGAGAATCATAGAAGTGGTCAGCACGAAAGAGGTTATTTGTAAACAAAATAAGCCCTGCCCCTTAAATTAAGGGACAGGGCTTATCAAATACCTTCTTAATGCAGATAGATCTCAGCAGAAGCAAGGCTGTTCTTTAACTTCAAAGCCTTTTCAAGGTCTTCCATCTTTCCGGACAGCTCGGATA
The genomic region above belongs to Thermodesulfovibrionia bacterium and contains:
- a CDS encoding OsmC family protein, which produces MPKAIVKLVDGMQFTGSADSGHEVVMDAPASSGGRNIGSRPMELLLMGLGGCTGMDVISIMRKKQQIVTGFEINVFAEQAETDPHRYTSFHIEYVVKGKDISEEALKRAIQLSLDKYCSVGATLGAGAKIEHSYKIIQEA